A single genomic interval of Clostridium facile harbors:
- a CDS encoding V-type ATP synthase subunit E — MAYDNEKLQRFEQSVLMEAEKKIQEIQAETEKMKENELENTRQKEYDKMFSVMQEQVHQLQLKYRQEVTKVELDGKRELLEFRNQLTEKIFQEAEEKLQKFTDTKEYQSFLLTSIQTAAESFTGQPMIISIQEKDLPLTEKICELVPTATVQADPANQLGGFKLIQPEKNVLQDETFANDLDKQRQEFYRTCGLTIAV; from the coding sequence ATGGCATACGATAACGAAAAACTGCAAAGATTTGAGCAATCTGTTTTAATGGAAGCCGAGAAAAAAATACAGGAAATCCAAGCTGAAACAGAAAAAATGAAAGAAAATGAATTGGAAAATACTCGCCAAAAAGAATATGATAAGATGTTTTCTGTTATGCAGGAACAGGTACACCAATTGCAGTTAAAATACCGCCAAGAGGTAACCAAAGTAGAATTGGATGGAAAACGGGAGTTACTCGAATTCCGCAATCAACTAACCGAAAAAATTTTTCAAGAAGCGGAAGAAAAGTTACAAAAATTCACTGATACAAAAGAGTACCAATCCTTTTTGCTTACTTCCATCCAAACAGCGGCAGAAAGTTTTACTGGTCAACCAATGATTATTTCCATACAGGAAAAAGACCTTCCATTGACCGAAAAAATTTGTGAATTGGTACCAACTGCTACTGTCCAGGCAGACCCTGCCAATCAATTAGGTGGTTTCAAGCTGATTCAGCCAGAAAAAAATGTGCTACAAGATGAGACGTTTGCAAACGACCTCGACAAGCAACGTCAGGAATTTTACCGTACCTGCGGCTTGACCATTGCTGTATAA
- a CDS encoding V0D/AC39 family V-type ATPase subunit, translating to MLNTMTNKAIVTKARAMYGKRITSTQYDEMIKCRSVNDLATYLKNETHFQTILFGINESNIHRGQLENLLRRDVFDQYTKLYHFTTSSHNDMFQSVIMEEEIKEILRMVLLLKAKNPQSYILDLPAYLISKAHVDLMEMAKVTTYDELIQVLGNTEYAAILRKYQPNENHPTISYIACEHAFYEYFFEKTRHMIRQVYRSNEQYELLRLLGIRIDLLNLTNIYRAKALFQTSEKNALKRVFPFYHKLSAQKIQEIAACDSKEAVEQKISNWFGKVGQYGIEWDSNSYIEKLTDRITYHISRQYIHTSTHSSAVFYAFHTLSQLELTNVINIIEGIRYQIPQDEIQNLIVR from the coding sequence ATGCTGAACACGATGACCAATAAAGCAATTGTGACAAAGGCTCGTGCCATGTACGGCAAACGCATCACCTCAACTCAATACGACGAGATGATAAAATGCCGTTCAGTCAATGATCTTGCTACTTATTTGAAAAATGAAACACATTTTCAAACAATTTTATTTGGAATCAATGAATCGAATATCCATCGTGGTCAATTAGAAAACCTATTAAGACGAGATGTGTTTGACCAGTACACAAAATTGTACCATTTTACAACATCCTCTCATAATGATATGTTTCAATCCGTGATCATGGAAGAGGAGATAAAAGAAATCCTCCGTATGGTATTATTGTTAAAAGCAAAAAATCCACAAAGCTATATTTTGGATTTGCCAGCTTATTTGATTTCTAAAGCACATGTAGATTTAATGGAAATGGCAAAGGTAACTACCTACGATGAATTAATTCAAGTATTAGGGAATACCGAATATGCTGCTATTTTACGAAAATATCAGCCCAACGAAAACCATCCCACTATTAGTTATATTGCATGTGAACACGCATTTTATGAATATTTTTTTGAAAAAACACGGCACATGATCCGACAAGTATATCGTAGCAATGAACAATATGAGCTACTACGCCTACTTGGTATCCGGATTGATCTGTTAAACCTGACCAATATTTATCGTGCAAAAGCTCTGTTCCAAACATCTGAAAAAAATGCTTTGAAACGTGTTTTTCCTTTTTATCATAAATTATCTGCTCAGAAAATACAGGAAATTGCAGCTTGTGATAGCAAAGAAGCTGTAGAACAAAAAATTTCGAACTGGTTCGGAAAAGTAGGACAGTATGGTATTGAATGGGATTCAAATTCGTATATTGAAAAATTGACCGATCGTATCACCTATCATATATCACGACAATATATTCATACATCTACCCACTCATCCGCAGTATTTTATGCTTTCCATACCCTAAGCCAACTAGAACTTACTAATGTAATCAACATCATTGAGGGGATCCGCTATCAAATCCCACAAGATGAAATTCAAAATTTGATTGTTCGGTAA
- a CDS encoding V-type ATP synthase subunit F → MKFYCISDNIDTQMGMRLTGIEGVVVHEPQEVEQEITKACGNPEIGILLISEKLMKLCPDLIYDFKLHRKYPLLVEIPDRHGTADISGTITNYVREAIGVKI, encoded by the coding sequence ATGAAATTTTATTGTATAAGTGATAACATTGATACACAGATGGGGATGCGCCTTACCGGTATTGAAGGGGTTGTTGTCCATGAACCGCAAGAAGTGGAACAAGAAATCACAAAAGCTTGTGGTAACCCAGAAATCGGTATCCTATTAATTTCCGAAAAATTAATGAAGCTTTGCCCAGACTTGATTTATGATTTTAAACTGCATAGGAAATATCCATTATTAGTAGAAATCCCAGACCGCCACGGTACTGCTGATATCAGTGGAACCATCACAAACTATGTTCGTGAAGCAATTGGGGTTAAAATTTAA
- a CDS encoding PFL family protein has product MLNTHDILETINMIQNEHLDIRTVTMGISLLDCIDPDIEKACQKVYDKILRCAQNLVPVCQEIENQYSIPIINKRISVTPIAIISAACKEQDPVKFALTLEKAANACNVNFIGGYSALVQKGFSAGDKELIESIPRALAVTDHVCSSVNIGSTKTGINLDACAMMGKIIKKTAEETADRDCIGAAKLVVFCNAPEDNPFMAGAFHGVGEPDCIINVGVSGPGVVRAALEKEKDANITQIADTIKKTAFKITRMGMLVGTEASKRLGVPFGIVDLSLAPTPEVGDSVAHILEEIGLEKCGTHGTTATLAMLNDAVKKGGVMASSQVGGLSGAFIPVSEDAGMIDAARCGALSIEKLEAMTAVCSVGLDMIVVPGDTPDDTLSAIIADEAAIGMVNFKTTAVRLIPAIGKKAGEELNFGGLLGTGPIMELNTKSSSKFISRGGQIPAPLQSLKN; this is encoded by the coding sequence ATGTTAAATACACATGATATTTTAGAAACAATTAATATGATACAAAACGAACACCTGGACATCCGTACCGTTACAATGGGGATCAGTTTGTTAGATTGTATCGACCCTGATATTGAAAAAGCCTGCCAAAAAGTATATGACAAAATCCTGCGCTGTGCCCAGAACCTAGTACCAGTATGCCAGGAAATTGAAAATCAATACAGCATCCCAATCATTAATAAAAGGATTTCCGTTACACCAATCGCGATTATCTCTGCTGCGTGTAAAGAGCAAGACCCTGTAAAATTTGCTTTGACATTGGAAAAAGCAGCAAATGCTTGTAACGTTAATTTTATCGGTGGATATTCCGCATTGGTACAAAAAGGTTTTAGTGCTGGTGACAAGGAATTGATTGAATCCATTCCTAGGGCTTTAGCAGTTACAGACCATGTATGTTCTTCTGTCAATATTGGTTCCACCAAAACAGGTATTAATTTGGATGCCTGCGCTATGATGGGTAAAATCATCAAAAAAACAGCGGAAGAAACAGCTGACCGCGACTGTATTGGCGCCGCAAAACTGGTTGTATTTTGTAACGCACCAGAGGATAACCCATTTATGGCAGGCGCGTTCCACGGCGTTGGGGAGCCGGATTGCATCATCAATGTTGGTGTATCTGGTCCAGGTGTAGTAAGGGCAGCGTTGGAAAAAGAAAAAGACGCAAACATCACTCAGATTGCGGATACCATTAAAAAAACTGCCTTTAAAATTACCCGTATGGGAATGTTGGTTGGTACCGAAGCTTCTAAACGTCTGGGGGTTCCATTTGGTATTGTTGACCTTTCACTGGCACCAACGCCTGAAGTAGGCGATTCTGTTGCACATATTCTGGAAGAAATCGGATTAGAAAAATGTGGAACACACGGTACAACCGCTACTTTGGCAATGTTAAACGACGCAGTAAAAAAAGGTGGCGTAATGGCCTCTTCCCAAGTTGGTGGGTTATCTGGTGCGTTTATACCAGTGTCCGAAGATGCTGGTATGATTGACGCCGCACGTTGTGGCGCTTTAAGTATTGAAAAGCTAGAAGCGATGACAGCAGTTTGTTCTGTAGGTTTAGATATGATTGTTGTCCCAGGTGATACACCAGACGATACCCTCTCTGCAATTATTGCGGATGAAGCTGCAATAGGCATGGTAAACTTTAAAACCACAGCAGTGCGTTTGATTCCTGCAATTGGTAAAAAGGCTGGAGAAGAATTGAACTTTGGTGGTTTATTGGGTACTGGTCCAATTATGGAATTGAATACAAAATCTTCCAGTAAATTTATTTCTCGTGGCGGACAAATTCCAGCTCCTCTACAAAGTTTGAAAAACTAA
- a CDS encoding ATP synthase subunit C: MLMFVLPLLAIVLLMMPLVPVYAGITTGKKAKHAIIFNLCAFAGIVLLMIVLPLGGFVSAATDAGSAAAALSTGDGLKYLGAALSTGLASIGAGVAVGGAAPAAIGACSEDPKAFGKSMIFVVMGEGIAIYGLVISFMILFM, encoded by the coding sequence ATGTTAATGTTTGTACTCCCTTTACTCGCTATCGTTTTATTAATGATGCCATTGGTTCCTGTATACGCTGGAATTACCACTGGTAAAAAGGCAAAACACGCTATTATCTTTAATCTATGCGCTTTTGCTGGTATCGTTCTATTGATGATCGTCCTGCCACTGGGTGGTTTTGTATCCGCTGCTACAGACGCTGGCAGTGCGGCGGCTGCTTTAAGCACTGGTGATGGTCTAAAATATTTAGGTGCAGCCCTTTCCACCGGCCTTGCTTCCATCGGCGCAGGTGTTGCAGTAGGCGGTGCTGCTCCAGCAGCAATTGGCGCTTGTAGTGAAGATCCAAAAGCATTTGGTAAATCCATGATCTTCGTTGTAATGGGTGAAGGTATTGCAATCTACGGTTTGGTTATTTCCTTTATGATTCTGTTTATGTAA
- a CDS encoding V-type ATP synthase subunit A, with the protein MANVIYSINGPVVKIKDTQDFSMLEMVYVGKQKIIGEVISINDKETTIQVYESTTGLKPGEPVYGTGAPLSATLGPGIISNIFDGIERPLRDMAEETGAFIGIGSDVSSLDLKKTYDVTITVSVGDHLTGGDIYATCPETSAIEHRCMLSPMLEGDVIEVKPNGSYTVNDTVVVIKDAQGNIHELTLCQKWPIRTARPVKERKPINRPLITGQRVIDTMFPIAKGGAAAIPGGFGTGKTMTQHQLAKWCDADLIVYIGCGERGNEMTQVLEEFSELIDPRTQRPLTDRTVLIANTSNMPVAAREASIYTGITLAEYYRDMGYHVAIMADSTSRWAEALREISGRLEEMPAEEGFPAYLPSRLSQFYERAGYMVNLNDTEGSVTIIGAVSPQGSDFSEPVTQNTKRFVRCFWALDKSLAYARHYPAINWMTSYSEYEDDLADFYAKNVGEDFLALKQRTSALLAEESNLMEIVKLIGADVLPDDQKLVIETAKVIRVGFLQQNAFHKDDTYVPMKKQLEMMKVILYLYDKATELVSRNIPISNIISTGIFDKLTRIKYDVPNDHLEMFEDYYKEIDQKLMESDK; encoded by the coding sequence TTGGCTAACGTAATTTACTCCATCAATGGCCCTGTTGTCAAAATCAAAGATACGCAGGATTTTTCCATGTTGGAAATGGTATATGTCGGAAAACAAAAAATCATTGGCGAGGTCATCTCTATCAATGATAAAGAAACCACTATTCAAGTATATGAAAGTACCACCGGACTAAAACCAGGCGAGCCTGTTTATGGTACAGGGGCTCCATTATCCGCTACTTTGGGTCCTGGTATTATTTCAAATATCTTTGATGGTATTGAGCGCCCTTTGCGGGATATGGCAGAGGAAACCGGAGCGTTTATTGGCATTGGTTCTGATGTATCCTCTTTAGACCTGAAAAAAACATATGATGTAACAATTACTGTATCTGTAGGGGATCACCTAACAGGTGGTGATATTTACGCTACCTGTCCAGAAACCTCCGCAATTGAACACCGCTGCATGCTCTCCCCTATGTTGGAAGGCGATGTCATAGAGGTAAAACCAAATGGTTCTTACACTGTAAATGATACCGTCGTTGTCATCAAAGACGCACAAGGGAATATCCATGAATTAACTCTGTGTCAGAAATGGCCAATCCGTACTGCCCGTCCTGTAAAAGAAAGAAAACCAATCAACCGTCCATTGATTACTGGCCAACGTGTGATTGATACCATGTTCCCAATTGCCAAGGGTGGCGCTGCTGCTATTCCAGGCGGATTTGGTACTGGTAAAACCATGACACAGCACCAGTTGGCAAAATGGTGTGATGCTGACTTAATTGTATATATTGGTTGCGGGGAACGTGGGAACGAGATGACTCAGGTTTTGGAAGAATTCTCCGAATTGATTGACCCACGCACCCAACGTCCTCTCACCGACCGTACTGTATTGATTGCAAATACCTCCAATATGCCAGTTGCTGCCCGTGAGGCTTCTATCTACACTGGTATTACATTGGCAGAATACTACCGTGACATGGGATACCATGTGGCTATCATGGCAGACTCCACTTCCCGTTGGGCAGAGGCTTTGAGGGAAATCTCTGGTCGTTTGGAAGAAATGCCAGCAGAAGAAGGGTTTCCAGCATATCTACCATCCCGTCTATCCCAATTCTATGAACGTGCTGGCTATATGGTAAACTTGAATGATACCGAAGGCTCTGTTACTATTATCGGCGCGGTTTCCCCACAAGGTTCCGACTTCTCCGAACCAGTTACACAAAACACAAAACGTTTTGTACGTTGTTTCTGGGCTTTAGATAAATCCTTGGCTTATGCCCGCCACTATCCAGCAATTAACTGGATGACTAGCTACAGCGAATACGAAGATGATCTGGCAGATTTCTATGCAAAAAATGTTGGGGAAGATTTCTTGGCATTAAAACAACGGACTTCCGCTTTATTGGCGGAGGAATCCAACCTGATGGAAATTGTAAAACTGATTGGGGCAGATGTGCTACCAGATGACCAAAAACTAGTTATTGAAACCGCGAAAGTCATCCGTGTAGGATTCTTACAGCAAAACGCATTCCATAAAGATGATACCTATGTTCCAATGAAAAAACAATTGGAAATGATGAAGGTAATCCTGTATTTATACGATAAAGCAACCGAACTGGTGTCGCGTAATATTCCAATTTCTAATATTATCAGCACAGGTATTTTTGATAAATTAACCCGTATTAAATACGATGTTCCAAATGACCATCTGGAAATGTTTGAGGATTACTACAAAGAAATTGATCAAAAACTTATGGAAAGCGACAAATAA
- a CDS encoding V-type ATP synthase subunit I, giving the protein MSIEKMSLMNIYGDINDLDQVLIRCCESKLFHAETAPTGSSGNTVFRTVNDPNPHIGAMQNITQLLNDLSIPEVYQDYSDLDMTDAQIEDYITQVQGKIREFLQKRNQIKTDLDMHNQAAVTVSHMFGLNCKIEDIFQLKYSTACFGRLPVDSYPKLAYFSKKNFFFFPFDHDEYYYWGMYFVPISDADEIENLFESLYFEEVKIPDYAHGNPQSAAEALHKQIQEEKNEIAKIDQQLEEVKKQEFIQLQQVYSLIKVKHDSFQFRKYAVIFDKQFRLEGFVPKRKVKKFAALFDDLPNVICEDCPEDTDARLTPPVKLRTNWLFRPFEMYVEMYGLPGYYDFNPTSYIGLIYTLLFGMMFGDFGQGICVILVGIFMWKWRKMMLGQILTRCGVASMFFGMLYGSCFGFEGCFKPLFNAIGLGNIFPLDVMDSNTSISILIVSLGIGVVIILASMIINIYLGFKKKDMKKALFSNNGLAGLLFYGGIIGAVILMLVLKVNVFNPFFLAIVVILPLVLIFFQQPLGQKLNRRLFKKRKKEEEEKFSGVDASFEMFDILLSYCTNTLSFLRVGGFVLSHAALMLVVMTFAHMAGSFGSPIVVVIGNIFVMGLEGLIVGIQVLRLVYYETFSRFYESDGKPFKPLTIDFKYAKKGRKK; this is encoded by the coding sequence ATGTCAATTGAAAAGATGTCTTTAATGAACATCTATGGTGATATCAATGATTTGGATCAAGTTTTGATCCGTTGCTGCGAAAGCAAACTGTTCCATGCTGAGACAGCACCAACTGGTTCTTCTGGTAATACTGTATTCCGTACTGTCAACGACCCAAATCCTCATATTGGAGCAATGCAAAACATTACTCAGTTATTAAATGATTTATCCATTCCGGAAGTTTATCAAGATTATTCCGATCTGGACATGACGGATGCACAAATTGAAGATTATATTACCCAAGTACAAGGAAAAATAAGAGAGTTTCTTCAAAAACGAAATCAGATAAAAACGGACCTGGATATGCATAATCAGGCAGCTGTCACTGTAAGCCATATGTTTGGTTTGAATTGCAAGATTGAAGATATTTTTCAATTAAAATATTCCACAGCTTGTTTTGGACGGCTCCCAGTAGATAGTTATCCAAAACTTGCATATTTTTCAAAAAAGAACTTTTTTTTCTTTCCCTTTGACCATGATGAATATTACTATTGGGGAATGTATTTTGTTCCGATCAGTGATGCGGATGAGATTGAAAACCTATTTGAATCATTGTACTTTGAAGAAGTTAAAATCCCGGATTATGCTCATGGAAACCCACAGTCAGCAGCAGAGGCGCTCCATAAGCAAATTCAAGAAGAAAAAAACGAGATTGCGAAAATTGATCAGCAATTAGAAGAAGTCAAAAAACAGGAGTTTATTCAGCTACAGCAGGTATATTCCCTCATCAAAGTAAAACATGATTCCTTCCAATTCCGAAAGTATGCTGTTATATTCGACAAACAATTCCGTTTGGAAGGTTTTGTCCCAAAAAGAAAAGTGAAAAAATTTGCCGCACTTTTTGATGATCTTCCAAATGTAATTTGTGAGGATTGTCCAGAAGATACTGATGCAAGGCTAACCCCACCAGTTAAATTGAGAACCAATTGGCTGTTCCGTCCATTTGAAATGTATGTGGAGATGTATGGTCTGCCAGGTTATTATGATTTTAACCCAACTTCCTATATTGGATTGATTTACACCCTATTATTTGGTATGATGTTTGGCGATTTCGGCCAGGGTATCTGTGTCATCCTCGTCGGTATCTTTATGTGGAAGTGGCGCAAGATGATGCTAGGGCAAATATTAACCCGTTGTGGTGTTGCAAGCATGTTCTTCGGCATGTTGTATGGATCGTGCTTTGGCTTTGAAGGGTGTTTCAAACCGCTATTTAACGCCATTGGATTAGGAAATATCTTCCCGTTGGATGTGATGGATTCCAATACCTCGATTTCCATCTTGATCGTTTCGCTTGGAATTGGCGTTGTAATCATTTTAGCTTCTATGATCATCAACATCTATTTAGGATTTAAGAAAAAGGATATGAAAAAGGCGCTTTTCTCCAACAATGGTTTAGCTGGTTTATTGTTCTATGGCGGTATTATTGGAGCAGTTATCCTAATGTTGGTATTAAAAGTAAACGTATTTAATCCTTTCTTCTTAGCAATTGTTGTGATTTTACCATTGGTTTTGATTTTCTTCCAACAACCTTTGGGACAAAAGTTAAACCGTCGCCTGTTTAAAAAGCGTAAAAAAGAAGAGGAAGAAAAATTTAGCGGCGTAGACGCCAGCTTTGAAATGTTTGATATCCTCTTAAGCTATTGTACCAATACCCTTTCCTTCTTAAGGGTAGGAGGTTTCGTATTAAGCCATGCTGCTCTAATGTTGGTTGTTATGACCTTCGCCCATATGGCAGGTAGTTTTGGCAGCCCAATTGTAGTTGTAATTGGTAATATTTTTGTTATGGGTCTGGAAGGTTTGATTGTCGGAATCCAGGTATTAAGGTTGGTTTACTATGAAACCTTTAGCCGTTTCTATGAAAGTGATGGAAAACCTTTTAAACCTTTAACCATTGATTTTAAATACGCCAAAAAAGGTCGTAAAAAATAA